attataactagctactaaattagttaaaaatgcctatccatatacagatatgatttgcgaaccccaaactgactcaaatgaatcacgaaaccgctacgaactcccgaactgattcaaatgattcgcgatcctcaaactgactcaaatgattcgcgatcacgctttgaactcccaaactggagtcagatgactcaaatgattcgcgatcccgctacgaactcccgaacttattcaaatgattcgcgaaaacgctacgaactcccgagctgattcaaatgattcgcgatccccaaattgactcaaatgattcgcgattccgctccgaactcccgaactgactcaaatgattcgcgatcccgctacgaactcccgaactgactcaaatgattcgcgatccccaaattgactcaaatgattcgcgattccgctccgaactcccgaactgactcaaatgattcgcgatcccgctacgaactcccgaactgactcaaatgattcgcgatccccaaattgactcaaatgattcgcgatcccgctccgaactcccgaacttattcaaattattcgcgatccccaaattgactcaaatgattcgcgatcccgctccgaactcccgaactgattcaaatgattcgtgatgcccaaattgactcaaatgattcgcgaaacctctacgaactcccgagctgattcaaatgattcgcgatccccaaattgactcaaatgattcgcgatcccgctccgaactcccgaactgactcaaatgattcgcgatcccaatacacataatgctataaaagtatgcacatcgagagaaataaacagcagattttCATGTTagcaacttctttaacttgagcaaacgcttctaatacacattcatttgttaataaagtaaataaaacgaaaacatgaatgttttaatgctactgaataaaaataaacgatccaagtctctgctcatcatgacaggacctggatcagcctggagctgcgtctcgggctgatgacgtcacttccacgcccccacgtcaaaacagtgccacaaagagtgacgtgcagaaaagtgaagcgcaaaagaaaaatggtatcgcaagctcaaactagactgacacgcaaaataaaagcagcgttgcaaataaattaatagatatgaccatggaaaatatgtattgcaaaatcattgctttcacgatgtttcatttgttttgcaattcttaatttttgtttgcaaaaagcaaatgtattttcctcaatactttaaataaaatgtcttaaatttgtttttattgtttttgtatattttaaacaaggtaaatctttctgatttattaaaataaaaagtcacatccATGGATTTTtgtgggctaagccccggatctcccctcaccctagaaccacccctgtaGTGTACGATTGCActttattattacacattgtgTAGCTGTTCATTCTAAAGGTCCAGTCTGGCTTctaatttttatgtaattgttaCTCTTTGACACATTGAGTAAAAATATTGTGATGGTAGTAAAATAGGTGGTAAAAAGGTAAATTCAATGTAAGAATCTCTGTATAAaccctgttcactaacaaataagATCAAAGGCACCATTCATTTTCAGATTTCGACTTGGCTTGTGATGATTTTCAGAAAGCACATAGTGAAGGGTGACGTAAAGCTTTTGAAACTCACCGATTCACTGTTTCGAAGCGCTCTACTCGGATCGCCATCTATCATCACTTTGGGAGTCACTGGGTGCTTTAGGGGGTCACTGGGGTATTTTGAGGGTAATGTGAGGTTTTGAGAGTTTTAGAAGGTGTTGCTGAAGGTCAGTTGATGTTTTAGGGGATCATTTAGGGGTCATGAAGTATTAAGGGAGCACTCAGGGTGTGTTGGAACTTCCCTTGGGTGTTTTAGAGGATCACGGGGGTTGTTATTAGGGATCTATAATTATTAGGTAATTTGGTTGTTTTGAGTTTATGGACATTTTTGAGGGTCACTGTGTGTCCTACGAAATCACTGGGGTGTTTTTGAGGGACATTTTAAGAATTTAGGGAGTAATCTGGGTGTTTCAGAGTTCCTTGGCAATTTTTGGGGTCACTGGGTGTTTTAGGGGTTCATTGAAGTGTTGTGTGGTTCAGTAAGTGTTTAGGGAGTAATCTGGGTGTTTTGGAGATTCATTTGGTGGTTTTGAGGGTAACTGGGTGTCCTTGAGGTGTTTCTGAGGGACATATATTTAGGGAGTAATCTGGGTGTTGTGAACTTCTGGACATTTTTGAGGGTCACTGTGTGTTCCAGGAAATCTTTGGGGTGTTTCTGAGTGACATTAAATGTTTGGGGAGTAATCTGGGTGTTCATGGGTTTCTGGGCATTTTGGGGTAGCTGGGTGTTTTAGGGGATCATTGGGGTGTTTTTGAGATTGAATAAGTACTTAAGGAGTTTCTGGCTGTTTAAGAGGATCATGAGGGTGAATGGGGTGTTTTTGGGTTTCAGATGGTGTTTTGGGTCTCAGATGGTGTTTTGGGGTTTCAGATGGTGTTTTTGGTCTCAGATGGTGTTTTGGGTCTCAGATGGTGTTTCACCGGTCAGTGGGATGTTTCTGAGGCTCATCGTGTGTTTTGAGAGTCAGTGGTGTTGTATCACGGCGTGAGGGTGAGTGCAGGGTTCTCAAGGCTATGTTCTCTTCCTCTGAGTTGTGTTCGTCTGTCAGGTGGTTTCCTGTCTGTTATGTATATTTCCTCCTCAGCTGAAGGTCGTGACCCTGCATTCTGTTCGATTGGTTTCCTCTCCATAAGGTCAAGATTCACGAAGCAAACGCGGGAACAGAACAATCATGTGGATCTGATTATGATTGTCATTACACGTGATAACGTTTGtgttggtatgtgtgtgttgtattatctttgtttgttttaagggtgtgtgtgtgtgtgtgtgtgtgtgtgtgtgtgaaacgtgCTCCACAGATGTTGTATGAACAATGTGGCCCCTCTCtattgtgtgtgttctgtgtctcAGCAAGCGTCTGATTCCAGTCCGGATTCTGCCTCACGCTGAGTCCGAgcacaaaacaaaagcattttaggATTTCAAACAGGATTTGGTCACATGAGATGCTGAAATCAGCCTAGTACAGATTAGACGGATCAGCTCTGAAATCATGGGGCTTCGCACACGCATGAATGAAGTGTTGTGTCTTACACATTCATAAAGAGTGGATCTCAGGAGTCAGTGAGGACGCTTCCTCAGCTTTCTAGAAGACTGTCAGAGTTCAGCTCTTGTGCTCTGACTCTGAGGTGCTCAAACGGTGACTTCTGTAGCGTCCTCTCGTGGTCATATCTGGAAATACACCATGCATTTCACTTTTTAGAGTTTCACAAAGggagaaaattaaaatgtatatatttattttaattccttgttttaattatttgcaaAAAACAGATTTAGTACGTTTGTTAATttatgaaaaacaataataaaaaaacaacaataataaaatgtaaacaaataagaattattttaattaaaaattagtttattaaataattgcatttcttttcatttattttgttagatATAGTAAATTCATTGAAATTTccaagtttttaataaataattgaatgtattCATAGGATTATCAGTCCTCTGCTATCCTGTGActggtgacctctgacctctggagTCTCAGTGTTCTGAGTGTCTGGTCTGTGGTGGCTCCTCACTGATCTGCTGTGGTGCTGCTCTGGGGTCAGTGGTGTTGTGTGTGTAGAGCTGCTTCACTTCTCCACAGGTGATTCCAGATCAGTGTTCAGACCTGAAGAGTGTTAAGAAGATTAGCACTGACTCTTTATCTCTGAACGGACTGCAGACGCTTCACTCTAGATTACACCGTGTTTTATGAGCAGATGAATGAATCAGGCCGTGATGATTCTGCTGGAGCACTGGGAGACAGTGATGACAGCGATGAGGATACACAGACACTGCTGGCGGCCTCCTGGGAGAGTTTATCCATCATGGAGCGACTGGGATTAAAGAGGTAAAGACCCGATGAAACACACACTGTGTGCTAGTGCTAACGCTAACAGGAAGTGTTTCTCACAGCAGTGTGGAGATGacggaggaggaggtggaggtgagTCTGTCTGAATATATGTCAGGTGTAGATCTGAACATCTCCAGATGTCAGTAAcctctgtaaaacacacacagagcgcgTTTACCCAGATTGCAGTGGGGTTTCACTGTGACCAGTACACACTGACCCAGCGGCTGCAGGCTGAGCGACACGAGCGCTGCGTCGCAGAAGAGAACCTGCAGAGAGAGCTGAGACAGAGCAGAGAGATGCTGCAGGTACCACAGACACACCTGAGACGATACTGAGAGCTGAGAGAGTGTTGTGATAGAGCGTTGTGGGAGCGTTGTTAAAGGGTTGTATGGGAGCATTGTGAGAGGGTTGTATGGGAGCGTTTTGGGAGCGTTGTGAGAGGGTTGTGAGAGAGCGTTGGGGAGcgttgtgagagagagttgtgGGAGTGCTGTGAGAGGGTTGTGAGAGAGCGTTGTGGGAGCGTTGTGAGAGAGCGTTGTGGGAGCGTTGTGAGAGAGCGTTGTGGGAGCGTTGTGAGAGGGTTGTGAGAGAGCGTTGTGGGAGcgttgtgagagagagttgtgGAAGCGTTGTGAGAGAGTTTTGTGGGAGCGTTGTGAGAGGGTTGTGAGAGAGCGTTGTGGGAGTGTTGTGAGAGGGTTGTGAGAGAGCGTTGTGGGAGCGTTGTGAGAGAGCGTTGTGGGAGTGTTGTGAGAGAGCGTTGTGGGAGCGTTGTGAGAGGGTTGTGAGAGAGCGTTGTGGGAGcgttgtgagagagagttgtgGAAGCGTTGTGAGAGAGTTTTGTGGGAGCGTTGTGAGAGGGTTGTGAGAGAGCGTTGTGAGAGGGTTGTGAGAGAGCGTTGTGGGAGTGTTGTGAGAGAGCGTTGTGGGAGTGTTGTGAGAGAGCGTTGTGAGAGAGCGTTTTGAGAGAGCGTTGTGAGAGGGTTGTGAGAGAGCGTTGTGAGAGAGcgttgtgagagagagttgtgGGAGTGTTGTGAGAGAGCGTTGTGAGAGAGCGTTGTGAGAGGGTTGTGAGAGAGCGTTGTGGGAGTGTTGTGAGAGAGCGTTGTGAGAGAGCGTTGTGAGAGAGCGTTGTGAGAGAGCGTTGTGAGAGGGTTGTGAGAGAGCGTTGTGGGAGTGTTGTGAGAGGGTTGTGAGAGAGCGTTGTGGGAGCGTTGTGGGAGTGTTGTGAGAGAGCGTTGTGGGAGCGTTGTGAGAGggttgtgagagagagttgtgGAAGCGTTGTGAGAGATTTTTGTGGGAGCGTTGTGAGAGGGTTGTGAGAGAGCGTTGTGGGAGGGTTTTAAGAGAGCGTTGTGGGAGTGTTGTGGGAGCGTTGTGAGAGGGTTGTGAGAGAGCGTTGTGGGAGTGTTGTGAGAGGGTTGTGAGAGAGCGTTGTGGGAGCGTTGTGAGAGAGCGTTGTGGGAGTGTTGTGAGAGAGCGTTGTGGGAGCGTTGTGAGAGggttgtgagagagagttgtgGAAGCGTTGTGAGAGAGTTTTGTGGGAGCGTTGTGAGAGGGTTGTGAGAGAGCGTTGTGAGAGGGTTGTGAGAGAGCGTTGTGGGAGTGTTGTGAGAGAGCGTTGTGGGAGTGTTGTGAGAGAGCGTTGTGAGAGAGCGTTGTGAGAGAGCGTTGTGAGAGAGCGTTGTGAGAGGGTTGTGAGAGAGCGTTGTGGGAGTGTTGTGAGAGGGTTGTGAGAGAGCGTTGTGGGAGCGTTGTGAGAGAGCGTTGTGGGAGTGTTGTGAGAGAGCGTTGTGGGAGCGTTGTGAGAGggttgtgagagagagttgtgGAAGCGTTGTGAGAGATTTTTGTGGGAGCGTTGTGAGAGGGTTGTGAGAGAGCGTTGTGGGAGGGTTTTAAGAGAGCGTTGTGGGAGTGTTGTGGTAGCGTTGTGAGAGGGTTGTGAGAGAGCGTTGTGGGAGTGTTGTGAGAGGGTTGTGAGAGAGCGTTGTGAGAGAGCGTTGTGGGAGTGTTGTGAGAGAGCGTTGTGGGAGCGTTGTGAGAGggttgtgagagagagttgtgGAAGCGTTGTGAGAGAGTTTTGTGGGAGCGTTGTGAGAGGGTTGTGAGAGAGCGTTGTGGGAGGGTTTTAAGAGAGCGTTGTGGGAGTGTTGTGGGAGCGTTGTGAGAGGGTTGTGAGAGAGCGTTGTGGGAGGGTTTTAAGAGAGCGTTGTGGGAGGGTTTTAAGAGAGCGTTGTGGGAGTGTTGTGGGAGTGTTGTGAGAGGGTTGTGAGAGAGCGTTGTGGGAGCGTTGTGAGAGAGCGTTGAGAGAGCGTTGTGGAAGCGTTGTGAGAGAGTTTTGTGGGAGCGTTGTGGGAGGGTTTTAAGAGAGCGTTGTGGGAGTGTTGTGGAAGTGTTGTGAGAGTGTTGTGAGAGGGTTGTGTGGGAGCGTTGTGAGAGGGTTGTGGGAGTGTTATGAGAGAGCGTTGTGAGAGAGTGTTGTGGAATAGTTGTGGAAGCGTTGTGAGAGAGTTTTGTGGGATCGTTGTGAGAGGGTTGTGAGAGAGCGTTGTGGGAGGGTTTTAAGAGAGCGTTGTGGGAGTGTTGTGGGAGCGTTGTGAGAGGGTTGTGAGAGAGCGTTGTGGGAGGGTTTTAAGAGAGCGTTGTGGGAGGGTTTTAAGAGAGCGTTGTGGGAGTGTTTTGGGAGTGTTGTGAGAGGGTTGTGAGAGAGCGTTGTGGGAGCGTTGTGAGAGAGCGTTGAGAGAGCGTTGTGGAAGCGTTGTGAGAGAGTTTTGTGGGAGCATTGTGGGAGGGTTTTAAGAGAGCGTTGTGGGAGTGTTGTGGAAGTGTTGTGAGAGTGTTGTGAGAGGGTTGTGTGGGAGCGTTGTGAGAGGGTTGTGGGAGTGTTATGAGAGAGCGTTGTGAGAGAGTGTTGTGGAATAGTTGTGGGAGCATTGTGAGCATGTTGTGGGAGTGTTGTGTAATGATTGTGGGAGTGTCTTGGGAGTGTTGTGAAAGCATTGTGGGAGTGGCTGTATGGTCAGGGGATTGTGAAAGGGTTAAGGTTTTTGGAAGCATTGTGAGAAGGATTTTGGAACactgtttagagttttttttgttAGAGGGTTGTGTGGATGTTGTGAGATAGTTATTGGAGCGTTGTGTTGTGTGACATATTATGGAGCATTGTGAGAGGGTTTAGAGATTGTTGTAGGTTATTGTGGGAGGGTTGTGGAATAGTGCTTTGGGAGAGCACTTGTGGGAAAATTTGCTATGAGAGGGTTGATAGAGCATTGTGAAAGAGTTGTGACGTCGGAGCATATTGAGGGCATTTTGGGTACATTGTGAGTGGGTTGTGAAGGATTATATGAGAAGTGTGAGAGTTTTAAGAAGGTTGTGATTGGGGGTGTTATTGGGGAAATCATGGGTGCATGGTTAGAGGAttgtgaggatgtttgcaaggggGTTATAAAATAGTTGAGAACTTTATGAAGAGATTGTGAGAGTGTTGTGGGGACATTGTCCAAGAGTTGCAAGAGTGTTGGGAAGGGTTTGTGTCATCTTGTAGGTGTTGTATGAGCGCCTACATGAGGCGGACAGCAAAAAGATGGTGCAGCAGATGGAGAACAACCTGCAGATGCTTGAGAGCAACATGGACAATGTCCTCAAAACAGCAGAGATGCTCGGAGCTGCACACCAGGTACGTTACGAAATCAAACACCTCAAACCAAAGACGTCACACCACAGTCAGTAACATTAACCATGCACTGTTCATGTTTTGCCTGCATCAGGAAGCGCGTGTCAGTCACGCAGTGGAGCTGATGTCAGTACACATGGAGCATCTCAAGAGACGTCACGCTACAGAGAGCGAGGAGATGCTGGAGGTCAGAAAGCTGCTCCACAGGAGGAAAGGTCGATTGCACAGTGACTCCACAGGTCAGTGCTGCCCCTAGTGGCCTGGAGGACATCTGAGAATCACATCACAGCATTAGAATAAACCTGTACTCTTATATAACTAGAGTTTTCCTCAAGCAGATGATCGAGAGCTCTTCAGATATTCATCACAACAGGTAACTGATCATGTAAGACTCATCTAAGTACCTCTGTACCTCTTAAAGACCACTCTTTTCCATAGAATGGGAGTTCAGAACTagcttgtgtttttttgttgtagcCGACACGGCGCAGGGTCAGCATCACCTTCCTCCCGACTCAGTCTGAGGTTCGTGTTTATGGACCTTATTCCAGCATTCGTTTCTTCAGGTTTAGCATCTGAATGTTTCCGTGAGTCTTGGTGGGTTTTTATCTCTGCAGTTGAAGCATCTAGAGGCTTCGTTTCTGGAGAACTGCAAGGCTAGTTTGGATGCAAAGGACAGGAGGTAAAACCACACGTCCTTAAATTTGAGAGTAGGTTAAACTTAATTAATTTCCCGCCTCTCTCAGACAGGAAGTAGTTCCAGACGATTCTCCCGCGAGCAGTCTAAACCAAGACGATGACAGCAGCGTGTTTCAAAGGTAAAACACAACCAGTACTCTTCAGATGTGTTCGTACACTATGTAAGTGCATGTAACCACAGTTTGTATTCACCAGTCCAACGCAAATCACGTCACTGCGCCATCGCCGTCGTTATTCTCCTACAGGACGCGCATTTAAGGGGGAGGAGTCAAAACGAGGGGAGGAGCCCAACCGAGAGCTGTATGTTTACATGTAATTATCATATTTTATGTGCATAAATAATACCATGGACATGCTGTGTGATGTTTGCAGATGTCTCGCTCCACTACAGCGCCCCCTGTTGTCCTGGAGGTCTACATGCGGAAGCATCGTCAGAATGTCTTTGCTTGTATTCGTCCTGCTGATGCTGATGTTGGTTCTTTTATGTGTTGTCATGAGCGTTTGTATAAACAACTGATGGTTTAGTGTAGCTATCTGATCTTAGAATAAACATTCTGTAAAAACTGGATCATGAAAGACTGTTCGTTTCTGTTTTGAGTGGGTGGAGTGTGATTGACTGTGTTTCCACCAGGTGGCAGTGGTGAGTTATTTCCTCATTCACTCATCACAGAGCACCGCAGATGAACTTAACTGGATTACAGtcgctgtgtccaaattcagggtctgcatcctccttaggatccttcctacccggttgaaggaggatgggtcctccgacgaccgcaaaaaccggaagtcggtgtttgtgaatttggacagcctacccttctttcagttccctcccttaaccgttgctcatatcctgtcgcctagcaaccgtgacagcgccaagcaagacgccggtgaagagctcatcgttctctccccggagctttataaacacttctgtctgctctttcgtccttagaagcgttaaaacagcttcaatcactaacaaataagcggtgtgtaaggggatattcacacaggcagtaaggaagaagctagtttacaaaagtaaactttttttttttttttttacatatacacgtacacatgtaaaaaaaaatgcttaacgctaaaacaaaatgcctaactagaaaaccactgaaaatatatctttttgaaaagccagtttttaaaaaacatcgaaaataatactcctcccccactccgctaccgctcgcttcgtcctgccgaaaagaattatgggataggtaggacgcgaaaggatccatcacacccatccttcgaattcggggaaaaggaggacgcatttgtgggccgcatttgaaggatcctacgaatttggacagccttcgtcgcggcgctgtgacgtaacatccttcaaatgcgtcctccgaaggatgtagaccctgaatttggacacagcgaGTGTTACCTTTGTGAATGTGTTTGCGCACGTCTGTCCTGAACACAGTACAAAACAGATCAGCATTAAATATTCTGGTTTGGTACAGCTGAATGTGCTTGTTTCTCCTCAAACAGGTGCAAAGCTATGGTAACAGATTAGCGATGCTAATTAACAGTAATTAAATTCAGAGAGACAATGAAGACGCTTCAAGTACGAATCATTCACAATTCAGCAGCTGTTGCTCGTGTCACGCTGCTTTTATTTGGATTGTTCTGGTAATGAATGCACTGGACAGAGATATTAATATTCAATTATGTGGGTTAACGCAGTTTGTGAATGAAAAACAGGTCCATATAATTGAATAATAGAGTCTAATGAAAGTCATCTGTGTTAGATTAAACTTTCATCCTCATTTTGCTGAAATGATATCAGTGCTTGCAGATGTTTGATAATGGTGCTCCACAGGCTCCTTGGAATAAATTACCGCCTCTGTTTCCCGTCCTGTGAGTTTAAGAACACTTTAGACCCGCCCCCATCCTGCTGCCTAGCCAATCACAGCTCAGAATGTTCTGGGAAGATCATTTTAACCAGATTACACCGACTCACAGGAACTCAGTGTGCATGACAGAAAATTATGCAAATAAACAGTGAAATTAtggtaataattaaataataatatattacatttatattaaattatgtaattcatTTGTTATACAGATCATTATCTGTAAGATAAATATTTACAAGTAAACTCTTTTTGTCAAGTCTGACTTCATAATCAACattgaaaaacagaaaataatgcaaaataatgttttaatttacacttaaacatgtattataatataatattatttatttataaaataactgtttactacAATAACTGAAGTAGGACTAATGAAAGATGATAAATAGATCAAATAATTTCATCTAAAATAattttggtattttatttatttattagtgttaTCATCATATTAGGTTATTGTAACAACTgacataataataaatcattccTCCAGCAATGAGGAGGTATTtcttatgtaattattattactataatctGATATAATATTACTGCAGATGATTGAGATTATCATAATGATGATAACTGTATTATGAAAAGATAAAGTGTGAGACAGAAGATCTGCTGAACAGATGGACCATGTgctgacacacgcacacacacacacacacacacacacacacacacacacagctgacatgcacacacgcacacacacacagctgacatgcacacacacacacacacacacacacagctgacatgcacacacacggctcacacgcacacacagctgacatgcacacacacacacacacacacacacagctgacatgcacacacacggctcacacgcacacacagctgacacgcgcgcacacacaaacacacgcgtgCGCGCAacaccccccccctctctctctctctctcacacacacacacacacacacacacggctcatGCAGCTTCATGTGCT
This DNA window, taken from Carassius auratus strain Wakin chromosome 22, ASM336829v1, whole genome shotgun sequence, encodes the following:
- the LOC113040343 gene encoding lymphoid-restricted membrane protein isoform X1 — encoded protein: MNESGRDDSAGALGDSDDSDEDTQTLLAASWESLSIMERLGLKSSVEMTEEEVESAFTQIAVGFHCDQYTLTQRLQAERHERCVAEENLQRELRQSREMLQVLYERLHEADSKKMVQQMENNLQMLESNMDNVLKTAEMLGAAHQEARVSHAVELMSVHMEHLKRRHATESEEMLEVRKLLHRRKGRLHSDSTDDRELFRYSSQQVTDHPTRRRVSITFLPTQSELKHLEASFLENCKASLDAKDRRQEVVPDDSPASSLNQDDDSSVFQSPTQITSLRHRRRYSPTGRAFKGEESKRGEEPNRELCLAPLQRPLLSWRSTCGSIVRMSLLVFVLLMLMLVLLCVVMSVCINN
- the LOC113040343 gene encoding lymphoid-restricted membrane protein isoform X2 → MNESGRDDSAGALGDSDDSDEDTQTLLAASWESLSIMERLGLKSSVEMTEEEVESAFTQIAVGFHCDQYTLTQRLQAERHERCVAEENLQRELRQSREMLQVLYERLHEADSKKMVQQMENNLQMLESNMDNVLKTAEMLGAAHQEARVSHAVELMSVHMEHLKRRHATESEEMLEVRKLLHRRKGRLHSDSTDDRELFRYSSQQPTRRRVSITFLPTQSELKHLEASFLENCKASLDAKDRRQEVVPDDSPASSLNQDDDSSVFQSPTQITSLRHRRRYSPTGRAFKGEESKRGEEPNRELCLAPLQRPLLSWRSTCGSIVRMSLLVFVLLMLMLVLLCVVMSVCINN